The following proteins come from a genomic window of Plectropomus leopardus isolate mb chromosome 11, YSFRI_Pleo_2.0, whole genome shotgun sequence:
- the map2k1 gene encoding dual specificity mitogen-activated protein kinase kinase 1: protein MQKRRKPEPIQLNPIPDGNTINGSGATETNLEALQKKLEELELDEQQRKRLEAFLTQKQKVGELKDDDFEKICELGAGNGGVVFKVSHRPSGLIMARKLIHLEIKPAIRNQIIRELQVLHECNSPYIVGFYGAFYSDGEISICMEHMDGGSLDQSLKKAGKIPEQILGKVSIAVIKGLTYLREKHKIMHRDVKPSNILVNSRGEIKLCDFGVSGQLIDSMANSFVGTRSYMSPERLQGTHYSVQSDIWSMGLSLVEMAIGRFPIPPPDAKELEQIFGFPVEGEAACSESTPKPQPPGRPGSSYGPDSRPPMAIFELLDYIVNEPPPKLPGIFSSEFQDFVNKCLIKNPAERADLKQLIVHPFIKQSEAEQVDFAGWLCSTIGLNQPLTPTHGTAM, encoded by the exons ATGCAGAAGAGAAGGAAGCCAGAGCCGATCCAACTCAACCCGATCCCTGATGGAAACACTATCAACGGCAGCGGAGCCACAGA AACAAACTTGGAGGCACTGCAGAAGAAACTCGAGGAGCTTGAGTTGGACGAGCAGCAGCGGAAACGCCTGGAGGCCTTTCTGACACAGAAGCAGAAGGTAGGGGAGCTGAAGGATGATGACTTTGAGAAGATCTGTGAGCTGGGCGCCGGCAACGGAGGAGTCGTTTTCAAGGTCTCCCACAGACCCTCTGGTCTGATTATGGCGAGGAAG CTCATCCACCTGGAGATCAAACCAGCCATTAGGAACCAGATCATTAGGGAGCTGCAGGTGCTACATGAGTGTAACTCCCCCTACATTGTGGGCTTCTATGGAGCGTTCTACAGCGATGGAGAAATCAGCATCTGCATGGAGCATATG GATGGCGGCTCTCTGGACCAGTCGCTGAAGAAGGCAGGCAAGATCCCAGAGCAGATCCTGGGCAAAGTCAGCATCGCT GTTATTAAAGGGCTCACCTACCTGAGGGAGAAACACAAGATCATGCACAGAG ATGTCAAGCCTTCTAACATCCTCGTGAATTCCCGCGGTGAGATCAAGCTGTGTGACTTTGGAGTGAGTGGACAGCTCATAGACTCCATGGCCAACTCCTTTGTGGGCACTCGCTCCTACATGTCT CCGGAGCGTTTGCAGGGCACCCATTACTCTGTCCAGTCGGACATCTGGAGCATGGGTCTGTCCCTGGTTGAAATGGCCATCGGACGCTTCCCGATTCCGCCTCCTGATGCTAAAGAACTGGAACAGATTTTCGGCTTCCCAGTGGAGGGCGAGGCAGCCTGCAGCGAGTCCACCCCAAAGCCACAGCCCCCCGGGAGACCAGGCAGCT CATACGGTCCTGACAGCAGACCACCGATGGCCATATTTGAGCTGCTTGATTACATCGTCAATGAG CCTCCACCAAAGTTGCCCGGGATATTTAGCTCTGAGTTTCAAGACTTTGTGAACAAATG TTTGATCAAGAATCCTGCAGAGAGAGCAGACCTCAAACAGCTGATT gtgCATCCTTTTATCAAGCAGTCTGAGGCAGAGCAGGTTGACTTTGCCGGCTGGTTGTGCAGCACCATTGGACTCAATCAGCCTCTGACTCCCACCCACGGTACAGCGATGTGA
- the rpl4 gene encoding 60S ribosomal protein L4, which yields MACARPLISVYSEKGESAGKNVVMPAVFKAPIRPDVVNFVHTNMRKNSRQPYAVSELAGHQTSAESWGTGRAVARIPRVRGGGTHRSGQGAFGNMCRGGRMFAPTKTWRRWHRRINTTQKRYAICSAVAASAIPALVMSKGHRIEEIPEVPLVVEDKVEGYKKTKEAVLLLKKLKAWNDIKKVYASQRMRAGKGKMRNRRRIQRRGPCIIYNQDAGVTKAFRNIPGITLQNVNKLNLLRLAPGGHVGRFCIWTESAFRKLDELYGTWRKPASLKAGYNLPMHKMTNTDLTRILKSEEIQKALRAPNKKINRRVLKKNPLKNLRIMLKLNPYAKTARRHAILKHDPAIKAKMLKPKKKPGKKGAPAKPKA from the exons ATG GCCTGTGCCCGACCCCTGATCTCGGTGTACTCCGAGAAAGGAGAATCAGCAggcaaaaatgttgtcatgcCTGCTGTGTTCAAGGCTCCAATTCGCCCTGATGTTGTGAACTTTGTGCACACCAACATGCGCAAGAACAGTCGCCAGCCATATGCAGTCAGTGAGCTGGCAG GCCACCAGACCAGTGCCGAGTCCTGGGGTACAGGAAGAGCTGTGGCTCGTATCCCTCGTGTGAGAGGTGGTGGTACTCACCGCTCTGGCCAGGGTGCTTTTGGAAAT ATGTGTCGTGGAGGTCGCATGTTTGCCCCCACCAAAACCTGGCGCCGCTGGCACCGCAGAATTAACACAACCCAGAAACGCTATGCCATCTGCTCTGCTGTGGCTGCCTCTGCCATCCCTGCACTTGTGATGTCCAAAG GACACCGCATTGAGGAAATCCCTGAAGTCCCACTGGTGGTTGAAGACAAAGTCGAGGGCTACAAGAAGACCAAGGAGGCAGTTCTGCTGCTGAAGAAGCTTAAAGCCTGGAATGACATCAAGAAG GTCTACGCCTCTCAGCGCATGCGCGCTGGCAAGGGAAAGATGAGGAATCGCAGACGTATCCAACGCAGAGGACCATGCATCATCTACAACCAGGACGCCGGTGTCACCAAAGCCTTCAGAAATATCCCAG GCATCACTCTGCAGAACGTGAACAAACTGAACCTCCTGAGGCTCGCCCCTGGTGGTCACGTTGGACGCTTCTGCATCTGGACTGAGAGTGCTTTCCGCAAGCTGGATGAGCTGTACGGCACCTGGCGTAAACCTGCTTCCCTGAAGGCTGGCTACAA CCTGCCCATGCACAAGATGACCAACACAGACCTGACCAGGATTCTGAAGAGTGAGGAGATCCAGAAAGCACTTCGTGCACCAAA CAAGAAGATCAATCGCAGAGTACTGAAGAAGAATCCTCTGAAGAACTTGAGGATAATGCTCAAACTGAACCCTTACGCCAAGACGGCCAGACGTCATGCCATTCTCAAGCATGACCCTGCG ATCAAGGCCAAGATGCTGAAACCCAAGAAGAAGCCTGGAAAGAAGGGTGCACCCGCCAAACCCAAGGCATAA
- the zwilch gene encoding protein zwilch homolog, giving the protein MGSKVITSAKEFYKILRSLQDKESNDPFTYEEDIQILKMNGDNIPVLNMYYGNQPVFICEKAVPKIDEPDDQPMTETSNCTDDGADDDANVLQTELGPQPLTIMKARQLLSWYTLSQNAKVSAVDNNPGLHPLWVRCDMSDPAGTTWFGAETVCTGNKVSGVKLYSVTCKGSTVDKRCLITLEELKQEHKKRHPPSSMAVKGSAKFSLFGSSVVENTIIESQSSVTVDFKWSHVESILETPPLSSTATLNIKVSSGDMRSPMYEIYRELEFLQTLADGLRTGETEWMEPLENTSAVNLTKAFLEELRGTAKTLQDEATKTAEPTKPKAETDPPIFNSFLERGDLDFVEQLWVRMRKSVTSYQDIGECLKLVTEALRYGDIKPWIHRDSNSSLSKLILQSYHQQIDHVSLTGVTPVHMLLEMGLDKMRKDYINYLIGEELTTLNHLCYYLSTEVDLQEQVIRLRKLHHLLEIIVTCSTFLGLPYDRLFLLTQSCLQHYKTHPYDEEHEFKLQIKPALISHFYQKEHPVVWGAEMSSGHGPREVRTSVQLSDRPLVDHVIFDTDYPNETVNGDSEDPAFFSTMVCCSLVNFA; this is encoded by the exons ATGGGCTCAAAGGTGATAACTAGTGCGAAGGAGTTTTATAAAATTCTGCG GTCACTTCAAGATAAGGAAAGCAACGATCCATTTACATATGAG GAGGACATCCAAATTTTAAAGATGAATGGAGACAACATCCCTGTGCTGAATATGTACTATGGCAACCAGCCGGTCTTCATCTGTGAAAAAGCT gTTCCAAAAATAGATGAACCTGATGATCAGCCGATGACTGAAACATCCAACTGCACTGATGACGGTGCTGATGATGATGCAAATGTTCTCCAGACAGAGCTGGGACCACAGCCACTCACAATCATGAAAGCAAG GCAGCTGCTGTCCTGGTACACATTATCTCAGAATGCTAAAGTGTCAGCCGTAGACAACAACCCTGGCTTACACCCACTGTGGGTGCGATGTGACATGTCTGATCCAGCTGGGACAACCTGGTTTGGAGCTGAAACAGTCTGCACAGGCAATAAAGTGTCTGGTGTCAAATTATACTCTGTTACCTGCAAAG GCTCAACTGTGGACAAAAGATGTCTCATCACCTTGGAGGAGCTTAAACAAGAGCACAAGAAAAGGCACCCTCCATCTTCA ATGGCCGTTAAAGGCAGTGCCAAGTTCAGCTTGTTTGGCTCCAGTGTTgttgaaaacaccataattgaGTCACAGAGTAGTGTGACAGTGGATTTCAAGTGGAGCCACGTGGAGAGTATTCTCGAGACTCCACCCCTGTCCTCCACAGCAACACTG AATATCAAAGTTTCCAGCGGGGACATGAGGAGCCCGATGTATGAGATCTACAGGGAGCTAGAGTTCCTTCAG ACTCTTGCGGATGGTTTAAGAACTGGTGAGACTGAATGGATGGAGCCTTTGGAAAACACATCAGCTGTAAATCTGACCAAAGCTTTCTTAGAAG AGCTTCGGGGCACTGCGAAGACACTACAGGATGAGGCTACAAAAACAGCTGAG CCCACAAAGCCGAAGGCTGAGACAGACCCTCCCATTTTCAACTCTTTCTTGGAACGAGGCGATTTGGATTTTGTGGAGCAGCTGTGGGTTCGGATGAGAAAGA GTGTGACTTCCTATCAAGACATTGGAGAATGCCTGAAATTGGTCACGGAAGCTCTGAGATACGGTGACATCAAACCCTGG ATTCACAGAGACAGCAATAGCTCCCTCAGCAAGCTCATCCTGCAGTCCTACCATCAGCAGATCGACCACGTGTCTCTCACAGGTGTCACCCCTGTCCACATGTTGCTGGAGATGGGTCTGGACAAGATGAGAAAGGATTACATTAACTACCTCATTG gTGAAGAATTGACAACTCTTAACCACTTG TGTTATTACCTGAGCACGGAGGTTGACCTGCAGGAGCAAGTGATCCGACTTAGAAAACTGCACCATCTGCTGGAGATAATCGTGACCTGCAGTACTTTCCTGGGTTTGCCCTACGACCGGCTCTTCCTTCTCACACA GTCATGTTTGCAGCACTACAAAACACACCCATATGATGAGGAGCATGAATTCAAACTGCAAATCAAACCTGCGCTGATCAGCCATTTCTACCAGAA AGAGCACCCTGTTGTGTGGGGGGCTGAGATGTCCAGTGGCCACGGTCCACGTGAGGTCAGGACATCTGTGCAGCTCAGTGACAGACCGCTGGTTGATCATGTCATCTTTGACACAG ATTACCCAAATGAAACAGTGAATGGGGACAGCGAGGATCCCGCCTTCTTCTCCACCATGGTGTGCTGCAGTCTCGTCAACTTTGCGTAA
- the lctlb gene encoding lactase-like b isoform X2, which translates to MLPRSAFSVCHVFVLVLCLSSAEDFDWTKNDHSSFYYGTFPSGFSWGAGSSAYQTEGAWDKDGKGLSIWDVFTHKKGKIQQNDTGDSSCEGYHKVKDDVGLMKELKLNHYRFSISWPRLIPTGIKSDHVNEKGIQYYDELIDHLLDNKITPVVTLYHWDLPQVLQEKYGGWQNISMVNHFNEFANLCFEKFGNRVKYWMTFNNPWSVAVEGYETGEHAPGLKLRGTGAYRAAHHIIKAHAKVWHTYDTQWRAKQKGLVGISLSGDWGEPVDLSNQKDIEAAERYVQFYLGWFATPIFHGDYPQVMKDFIGRKSVQQGLGTSRLPTFSPQEKSYIKGTSDFLGIGHFTTRYITQKNYPSGRSSSSYFTDRDLAELVDPRWPDPGSEWLYSVPWGFRRLLNFVKTQYGNPMIYVTENGVSEKMLCTELCDDWRIQYYKDYINEMLKAIKDGVNVKGYTAWSLLDKFEWDEGYSERFGLYYVDFRNKNKPRYPKASVQFYKRIISSNGFPNQREVENWRRKAVETCSSSNQLLAADPLTSHMEMVTEIVVPTVCTLSILLSAVFLMFLLRRRN; encoded by the exons ATGCTGCCCCGCTCTGCATTCAGTGTgtgtcatgtgtttgtgttggtgctGTGTCTGTCTTCGGCTGAGGACTTCGACTGGACAAAGAACGACCACAGCTCCTTCTATTATGGCACTTTTCCAAGTg GATTTTCGTGGGGTGCCGGCAGTTCAGCCTATCAAACAGAAGGAGCCTGGGACAAAGATGGAAAAGGACTGAGCATCTGGGATGTGTTCACTCATAAGAAAggcaaaattcaacaaaatgaTACCGGGGACTCCTCTTGTGAGGGCTATCACAAAGTCAAG GATGATGTTGGTCTGATGAAGGAGCTGAAGCTGAACCACTATCGTTTCTCCATATCCTGGCCCAGACTCATCCCCACTGGAATAAAGT CGGACCATGTAAATGAGAAAGGAATACAGTACTACGATGAACTGATTGACCATCTGTTGGACAACAAGATCACCCCTGTCGTCACTTTGTATCACTGGGATCTtccacag GTCCTGCAAGAGAAATATGGTGGATGGCAGAACATAAGCATGGTCAACCATTTCAATGAATTTGCCAACTTGTGCTTTGAAAAATTTGGCAACAGAGTCAAGTACTGGATGACGTTCAACAATCCATGG TCTGTAGCAGTTGAAGGCTATGAGACTGGTGAGCATGCTCCTGGACTGAAGCTGAGAGGAACGGGAGCATACAGAGCCGCCCATCACATCATCAAG GCCCATGCTAAAGTTTGGCACACCTATGATACACAGTGGAGGGCGAaacaaaaag GTCTGGTTGGCATCTCTTTGTCTGGAGACTGGGGAGAGCCAGTGGACCTCAGCAACCAGAAAGATATTGAAGCAGCTGAGAGATACGTCCAGTTCTACCTGGGCTGGTTTGCCACACCCATCTTTCATGGAGACTACCCTCAAGTGATGAAAGATTTCATTG GAAGGAAGAGCGTCCAGCAGGGCCTCGGGACGTCTCGCCTGCCTACATTTTCCCCCCAAGAGAAGAGCTACATCAAAGGGACCAGCGACTTCCTCGGCATTGGCCATTTCACCACCCGCTACATCACCCAGAAGAACTACCCATCAGGCcgtagcagcagcagctacttCACTGACCGTGACCTGGCCGAGCTGGTCGACCCACGGTGGCCTGACCCCGGCTCTGAGTGGCTCTACTCCGTGCCCTGGGGTTTCAGACGTCTGCTCAATTTTGTCAAG ACTCAGTATGGAAACCCAATGATTTATGTGACCGAGAACGGAGTCTCTGAGAAGATGCTGTGCACAGAGCTGTGTGACGACTGGAGGATACAGTACTATAAGGACTACATCAATGAGATGCTGAAAG CTATCAAAGATGGAGTCAATGTGAAGGGCTACACCGCGTGGTCCCTGCTGGACAAGTTTGAGTGGGATGAAGGCTACTCCGAGAGGTTCGGCTTGTACTACGTGGACTTCAGGAACAAAAACAAGCCTCGCTATCCCAAAGCCTCTGTTCAGTTTTACAAACGCATCATCAGCTCCAATGGATTTCCCAATCAGAGAGAG GTTGAGAACTGGAGGAGGAAGGCTGTGGAGACCTGTTCCTCTAGCAACCAGCTCCTCGCTGCAG ACCCGTTGACCAGCCACATGGAGATGGTAACAGAGATCGTTGTTCCCACTGTGTGCACGCTCTCGATTTTGCTCAGTGCTGTCTTCCTTATGTTCCTGCTGCGGAGGCGGAACTAG
- the lctlb gene encoding lactase-like b isoform X1: MLPRSAFSVCHVFVLVLCLSSAEDFDWTKNDHSSFYYGTFPSGFSWGAGSSAYQTEGAWDKDGKGLSIWDVFTHKKGKIQQNDTGDSSCEGYHKVKDDVGLMKELKLNHYRFSISWPRLIPTGIKSDHVNEKGIQYYDELIDHLLDNKITPVVTLYHWDLPQVLQEKYGGWQNISMVNHFNEFANLCFEKFGNRVKYWMTFNNPWSVAVEGYETGEHAPGLKLRGTGAYRAAHHIIKAHAKVWHTYDTQWRAKQKGLVGISLSGDWGEPVDLSNQKDIEAAERYVQFYLGWFATPIFHGDYPQVMKDFIGRKSVQQGLGTSRLPTFSPQEKSYIKGTSDFLGIGHFTTRYITQKNYPSGRSSSSYFTDRDLAELVDPRWPDPGSEWLYSVPWGFRRLLNFVKTQYGNPMIYVTENGVSEKMLCTELCDDWRIQYYKDYINEMLKAIKDGVNVKGYTAWSLLDKFEWDEGYSERFGLYYVDFRNKNKPRYPKASVQFYKRIISSNGFPNQREVENWRRKAVETCSSSNQLLAAEEQRSTAANILRLIHDPLTSHMEMVTEIVVPTVCTLSILLSAVFLMFLLRRRN, from the exons ATGCTGCCCCGCTCTGCATTCAGTGTgtgtcatgtgtttgtgttggtgctGTGTCTGTCTTCGGCTGAGGACTTCGACTGGACAAAGAACGACCACAGCTCCTTCTATTATGGCACTTTTCCAAGTg GATTTTCGTGGGGTGCCGGCAGTTCAGCCTATCAAACAGAAGGAGCCTGGGACAAAGATGGAAAAGGACTGAGCATCTGGGATGTGTTCACTCATAAGAAAggcaaaattcaacaaaatgaTACCGGGGACTCCTCTTGTGAGGGCTATCACAAAGTCAAG GATGATGTTGGTCTGATGAAGGAGCTGAAGCTGAACCACTATCGTTTCTCCATATCCTGGCCCAGACTCATCCCCACTGGAATAAAGT CGGACCATGTAAATGAGAAAGGAATACAGTACTACGATGAACTGATTGACCATCTGTTGGACAACAAGATCACCCCTGTCGTCACTTTGTATCACTGGGATCTtccacag GTCCTGCAAGAGAAATATGGTGGATGGCAGAACATAAGCATGGTCAACCATTTCAATGAATTTGCCAACTTGTGCTTTGAAAAATTTGGCAACAGAGTCAAGTACTGGATGACGTTCAACAATCCATGG TCTGTAGCAGTTGAAGGCTATGAGACTGGTGAGCATGCTCCTGGACTGAAGCTGAGAGGAACGGGAGCATACAGAGCCGCCCATCACATCATCAAG GCCCATGCTAAAGTTTGGCACACCTATGATACACAGTGGAGGGCGAaacaaaaag GTCTGGTTGGCATCTCTTTGTCTGGAGACTGGGGAGAGCCAGTGGACCTCAGCAACCAGAAAGATATTGAAGCAGCTGAGAGATACGTCCAGTTCTACCTGGGCTGGTTTGCCACACCCATCTTTCATGGAGACTACCCTCAAGTGATGAAAGATTTCATTG GAAGGAAGAGCGTCCAGCAGGGCCTCGGGACGTCTCGCCTGCCTACATTTTCCCCCCAAGAGAAGAGCTACATCAAAGGGACCAGCGACTTCCTCGGCATTGGCCATTTCACCACCCGCTACATCACCCAGAAGAACTACCCATCAGGCcgtagcagcagcagctacttCACTGACCGTGACCTGGCCGAGCTGGTCGACCCACGGTGGCCTGACCCCGGCTCTGAGTGGCTCTACTCCGTGCCCTGGGGTTTCAGACGTCTGCTCAATTTTGTCAAG ACTCAGTATGGAAACCCAATGATTTATGTGACCGAGAACGGAGTCTCTGAGAAGATGCTGTGCACAGAGCTGTGTGACGACTGGAGGATACAGTACTATAAGGACTACATCAATGAGATGCTGAAAG CTATCAAAGATGGAGTCAATGTGAAGGGCTACACCGCGTGGTCCCTGCTGGACAAGTTTGAGTGGGATGAAGGCTACTCCGAGAGGTTCGGCTTGTACTACGTGGACTTCAGGAACAAAAACAAGCCTCGCTATCCCAAAGCCTCTGTTCAGTTTTACAAACGCATCATCAGCTCCAATGGATTTCCCAATCAGAGAGAG GTTGAGAACTGGAGGAGGAAGGCTGTGGAGACCTGTTCCTCTAGCAACCAGCTCCTCGCTGCAG aGGAACAGCGGAGTACTGCTGCCAATATTCTAAGACTTATACATG ACCCGTTGACCAGCCACATGGAGATGGTAACAGAGATCGTTGTTCCCACTGTGTGCACGCTCTCGATTTTGCTCAGTGCTGTCTTCCTTATGTTCCTGCTGCGGAGGCGGAACTAG
- the snapc5 gene encoding snRNA-activating protein complex subunit 5, which translates to MHSRLQELKKEEETLLKIKVMLQDQLNRLKFEEGALKSIISAQTEEGASEHSSPEAEVPINLDDESEINRTKLLLNAAVDFDMEEEEEEEEEEDDEDEDEEDDEEDENELGFGPEEDEEEDDY; encoded by the exons ATGCACAGCCGTCTGCAGGAGCtgaagaaggaagaggagacTCTCCTCAAAATTAAAGTCATGCTACAAGACCAGCTGAACAGACTGAAG TTTGAAGAAGGGGCCTTGAAATCCATCATCAGTGCTCAAACAGAAGAGGGAGCCTCTGAACACTCTTCCCCAGAGGCTGAG GTTCCCATTAACCTTGATGATGAGAGTGAGATCAATCGAACCAAACTGTTACTGAATGCTGCTGTCGATTTTGatatggaggaagaggaggaggaggaggaggaagaagatgatgaggatgaagatgaagaggatgatgaagaagatgaaaaTGAGCTCGGGTTTGGGcctgaggaggatgaggaggaggatgattaCTGA